One segment of Actinomycetota bacterium DNA contains the following:
- a CDS encoding nitronate monooxygenase yields MLSTPFTELLGCRLPLQQAPMGGVTTPELAAAAAEAGAVGMVPAQMLPAEALAGLLDDLAGRTGGVVGVTFLLPFGADPACVEAAAAGARLVDFYYGDPDPALVARVHDGGALASWQAGSVAEARAAADAGCDLVAVQGTEGGGRIRGRVALLPLLAEVLDAVEVPVVAAGGVAGPRGVAACLAAGASAVRVGTRLLATEESGAHPDYVAALLRAGAEDAVLTDAFSVMWPRGPEPHRTLRSALEAAEALEDGVVGETRMGATTLPVPRFGVPCPNRETTGEIAAMVHYAGQGVGATTEVLPAAQVLTDLADGAERLLRRWG; encoded by the coding sequence GTGCTGTCCACGCCATTCACCGAGCTGCTGGGCTGCCGGCTGCCGCTCCAGCAGGCCCCCATGGGCGGGGTCACCACTCCGGAGCTGGCGGCGGCCGCCGCCGAGGCGGGCGCGGTCGGCATGGTCCCGGCCCAGATGCTCCCGGCCGAGGCGCTGGCCGGGCTGCTGGACGACCTGGCCGGCCGCACCGGCGGGGTCGTCGGGGTGACCTTCCTGCTGCCGTTCGGCGCCGACCCGGCCTGCGTCGAGGCCGCGGCGGCCGGGGCCCGGCTGGTCGACTTCTACTACGGCGACCCCGACCCGGCCCTGGTCGCCAGGGTCCACGACGGCGGCGCGCTCGCCTCCTGGCAGGCCGGGTCGGTGGCCGAGGCACGGGCGGCCGCCGACGCCGGCTGCGACCTGGTGGCCGTGCAGGGGACGGAGGGCGGCGGGCGGATCCGGGGCCGGGTCGCCCTGCTGCCGCTGCTGGCCGAGGTCCTCGACGCGGTCGAGGTGCCGGTGGTCGCCGCCGGCGGGGTCGCCGGCCCCCGCGGGGTCGCGGCCTGCCTGGCCGCGGGCGCGTCCGCCGTCCGGGTCGGGACCCGGCTGCTGGCCACCGAGGAGTCCGGCGCCCACCCCGACTACGTCGCCGCCCTGCTCCGCGCCGGGGCCGAGGACGCCGTGCTCACCGACGCCTTCTCGGTCATGTGGCCGCGGGGCCCGGAGCCGCACCGCACCCTCCGCTCGGCCCTCGAGGCCGCCGAGGCCCTCGAGGACGGGGTCGTGGGGGAGACCCGCATGGGCGCCACCACCCTCCCCGTCCCCCGCTTCGGCGTCCCCTGCCCCAACCGCGAGACCACCGGCGAGATCGCCGCCATGGTCCACTACGCCGGCCAGGGCGTCGGCGCCACCACCGAGGTCCTCCCGGCCGCCCAGGTCCTCACCGACCTGGCCGACGGCGCCGAGCGCCTCCTGCGCCGCTGGGGCTAA